Below is a genomic region from Vibrio mimicus.
CCATCATGGTCGAGAATGAGAGCTGAATATCAGCAAAACGCATCAAGAAGCTATCAATCCGTCCGCCAAAATAGCCCGCAGAAAGACCAATGACGATACCTAATGCCAGCTGTAAGCCCACCGCCAAGAAGCCAATGGTCAGCGACAGGCGAGAGCCATACAGAATGGTCGAAAAGATGTCGCGCCCCTGTTCATCGGTTCCTAACAGAAAATGCTCATTGCCCCCTTCCATCCATGATGGAGGTAATTCTGCATCCATAATATCAATCGAAGAGAGATCATACGGGTTAGTCGGGGCGATCCACGGTGAGCTGATCGCGACAATCACAAACAGCATAAACACCGCAAAGCTGCTCATTGCCACTTTGTCGCGTAAGAAATAATACAGAAAATCCGACTGCTTAAAGCGCTCCCAGCGTGAAGGAGCGGTAGATACTGCACTCATGGTTATGCTCCTTTGCCAGTGAGATTGACGGTCGGGTTAATCAGACCATACAAGAGATCGACTATGGTGTTGGTGACAACAAAGATCAGCCCAACAAAAATAACGTAAGCCGTAATAAGCGGCGTATCAACACGGTTCACCGCCTCTAAAAATAGAAACCCCGTGCCCGGCCATTGGAATACCGTTTCGGTCAAAATGGTGTACGCCACCATAGTACCGATTTGCACCCCACCGACGGTCAATACTGGCAACATGGTGTTTTTCAACGCATGTTGATAGTAAATTTTGTTAAGTGGCAAACCTTTGGCTTGAGCAAATTTAATGTATTCCGAGCTCAATACCTCAAGCATTTCCGAGCGGACCAAGCGAATGAACAGCGGCAACATGATGGAGGCGAGTGCAATCGAAGGCAGTACGAGGTGACGCAAGCCATCGATCGTAAAAAAGCCCGATTCCCAGCCCAATAAATTCAGCGTTTCTCCACGCCCATAGGAGGGCAACCAACCCAGCTCAATCGAAAATACATACATCAGCATGATCGCAGTTAAAAACACCGGAATTGAGATACCAATACTACTGCCCGCCATCACTATTTTGGTAAACAGGCTTTTCGGATGAATGGCTGAGTACACCCCGAGCGGGATCGAAAAGACAATGATGATCAGTGTGGCACCAAACACTAACTCTAGTGTGGCCACCAGCTTATCGAAAATCACTTCTAGCGCAGGGCGCTTGAAATAATAGGAAGTCCCCAAGTCACCCTGCACAGCAGCGGTAACAAAACGAGTATATTTGGTGATAAAAGGATCATTGAGGCCAAGTTTGTCACGCAGCGCTTGGCGCTCCGCTTCCGAAACTGACTGACCAACAAGCTCACGTAGCGGGTCACCCAGATTATCCTGAATGGCAAACGCCACCAAACTGATCACAAACATCACTATCAGTGCCTGATATAGGCGCTTGACCAGAAACGAAAACATTCCTTGCCCCTTAACTTTCCATGTGAATCTGTGCGCGCAGTACAGCGCCAAAAATTTTCAGTTTTAAAAAGGGTACTTTGCCCAACTGAAACAAAGCAAAGTACCCGACAGCGTTCTCTGCGGGCAAATACCCGCAGAGAGGAGCTATTTACACTTACTCTTTTACCACTAGGTCGCCAAAGTATGGGAAGTCCATACCGTTAATGATCGGTGCGATATCAACCGTATGTTTGGCTGCCCATGATGGATCTTGGAAGTGAAGAGGTACAAACGCCGCTTCGTTGTACAAGATCTCCTCAACTTTCTTCAGCATGGTGCTACGTTTTTCCAGATCCGTTTCTTCGTTCGCTTGGTGAACTAGTTTATCCACTTCCGCATTCGAGTAGTAACCACAGTTGTATTGGCCTTTACCCGTTTTCTCATCACGCGTCATGGTCAGGAACTCGGTGAAGTTCGCTGAGTCTTCTGTATCTGGGTGCCAGCCAATCATCAGCATGTCTGCCGCACACTTATCAAACTCAGGCCAGTATTGCGCTTTTGGCATGGTTTTCAGGTCAACTTTAATGCCGATTTTTGACAACATCGCCGATGCCGCTTGTGCGATCTTCTCATCATTCACGTAACGGTTGTTGGGCGCGATCATGGTTAGGTTGAAGCCCTTCTCATAACCCGCTTCTTTCATCAGTTCTTTGGCTTTATTCAGGTCAAAGCGTGGTTTCAGGTTTTCGTTATAACCAGCATAACCAACAGGGCTTTGCTGCGCAGCCGTAGTGGCAGCCCCCTTCATCACCTTGTCCACTATCCCTGCGTTATTGATCGCATAAACGATCGCTTGACGGACACGCACATCTTTCAGCGCAGGGTTGCTGTTTTGGTTCATTTGGAAAGTGATCACACGTGTACCCGGCATGGTGAACAGATCCACGCCCTTCGCGTCTTTAATGCGTTGATAATCGTTAGGAGCAACAGGGGCAATCATATCAACGCCGCCAGACAATAGCGCCGCAACACGAGTGGCATCTTCTTTAATCACGGCGAGCGTCAACTTGTCCACGTTACCTTTTGAGGCTTTATCCCAGTAATTAGGGTTGCGCTGGAATTCCATCTTCACGCCTTGCTCACGCCCCGTTACCGTAAATGGACCAGTACCTGAGATATGCTCAGAAGCGTAAGAGTTACCATGCTTAACGATTTCTGCTTTATCTTTGCCGTCCGCGGTTTTACCCGTATAGAACTTGCTGTCCATCGGGAAGATGTAAGTCGCCACGTTTTCGATCAGGGGATAAGTGCCCGCCGTTTTGATTTCAATGGTGTAATCGTCCACCTTGGTGAGAGACACCAGAGGCTCGAAAATCCCTTTGAAGTCAGCCGATTCTTTCAAACGATTGAACGTCCATACCACGTCGTCAGCCGTAAAATCGTTGCCTGAATGGAACTTCACCCCTTTGCGTAGCGTGAAGCGCATAGTTTCGTTATCTACACGCTGCCAAGACTCAGCCAAGCGAGGTTCAAATTCCATTTTTTGTGTAAAGCGAATCAGTGGATCAAAGACCATGTGTGACAGTTGCAGAGTTGCCCCAGATAGCTGCTCATGTGGGTCCATTGAGACTGGGTCAGCGTCATAAGCCACGGTAATATCCGCCGCCATCACACCAAAACTCAAGCCAGCCGCTATCAAAGCCAACGCCAGTTTGTTTTTCATGGTTTTCATTGCATAACTCCTTATGCGGGAATCCAGATCCCTAGTTTGTTGTATTTGCTTTTGTAACAATCGCCAACCGGAAAGTTGGTCCATGATTAACGGCTATGCTGCCGTAGTGCTTTCGCGTAAGCCTGTAAATTCAGGCATTAAGGAAATCAGTTTTTTGCTGTATTCGTGTTGTGGATCCGTAAATAGCTGCTCGGTAGGGGCCACCTCTAGCAACGTCCCCATCTGCATGACCCCAACGCGATCGCACATCTGGCGGATTACGGGTAAATCATGGCTGATAAACAGCATAGTCAGATTGAGCTCATCTTGCAGATCTTTAAGCAAATTCAGGATTTGCGCCTGCACCGACACATCCAGTGCCGAGGTAGGTTCATCACAAATCAGCAGACGTGGACGCGTGGCAAGCGCGCGCGCAATGGAGATACGCTGACGCTGACCACCGGAGAATTCGTGGGGATACTTCAAACCCGCCATTTTGCCTAACCCTACGTGCTCAAGCAGATCATTGACGATTTGTCGGGTTTCGCTCTCGCTGCGAGTCAACTTATGAAAGCGGATCGGCTCAGCGATGATGTCAAAAATCTTCATCCGTGGATTCATCGAGGTATACGGGTTTTGGAACACCATCTGCATTTGGCGACGTAGTGGGCGGCGTTCATGCTCTGATTTCAGTGCGGTTAAATCAATACCTTCAAAAGTCACGCGACCATCATTGGGTTGGTATAACCCCGCAATCACACGAGCAATAGTCGATTTACCTGAGCCAGATTCTCCCACCAAGCCAAAGGTTTCCCCTTCGTGCACTTCGAAACTGACGTTATTTGAGGCTTGAACATACTCGCGACGACGTTCAAAGAGAGAATCTTTGGTCACAAAACGCAGATTCACGTTTTCCACTTTCAACAGTGAACCACTGTATTTACGGTGATCTTGGCTTTGCCCTAACCAGTGATTTTTCACATCAAACGGCTTCAGCTCTTTCGCTTCTTCGATATAGCTCACTAAAGGAAAGCGGTCGAGCTTGCGATCAGAACGAGGAACGGCAGAAATTAAGCTGCGCGTATATGGGTGCTCCGGCGTACCAAGCACTTTCGCTGTCGGGCCAAACTCCACCAAGTCACCACGGTACATCACCGCAACGCGATCAGTAACGTTAGAAACCACTCCCATATCGTGAGTAACCAACATGCAACCCACATTATTCTTCTTACACAGTTCGCGAATCAGATTCAGGATCTGATCTTGAATCGACACATCAAGTGCCGTAGTTGGCTCATCAGCGATGATCAGATCCGGCTCCCCAGCGAGAGCAATCGCGATCACCACACGTTGGCGCATACCACCCGAAAATTGGTGAGGGTACTGTTTAAGACGGTTTTCGGGCTGTGGAATGCCCACTTGCTTCATCAGCGACAAAGCGCGCTGATACGCCTCCTGAGCACTGACCTGCATGTTGGCATGAATGGTTTCGGTTAACTGATGCTCAACGGTAAACAGTGGGTTCAGTGAAGTCATCGGATCTTGGAAAATAAAACCGATTTTACTACCACGCACTTCACGCATGGCTTGTGGCGACAGCCCCGAAATTTTTTCACCGTTTAAATAAACTTCACCACCTGCAATGGTTCCGGGAGGACTTAATAAATCGATAACCGCATTACCAACGGTGGATTTTCCAGCACCCGACTCCCCCACTACACCAACTATTTCACCTCGTTGGATATCTAAAGTGAGTGATTTCACCGCCGCATGTACCCCGTGACGAGAAGGGTATTCAATTCTAAGATTTTTGACTTCTAAAAGTGACATTCCATCAGACCTCTACCGCTGAGGCAGCACTCTGCCCTGTCTGAAGTACACCAGCAAAAAAGAGCGCTGATTGTACATTTTGCATCCATTCCAATCAGAACAATATTCTGACAATTTATAAGGTTCTCAATTTGGCAAATCTTTCACACAAAAGCAACAAAGAGAGGATAAAAAGTCGCCATCAAGCAGAAACAATTTATAGATAGTGTTCAATATGCAATAAATTCACATATTTTATTGGTCTTACCATTTTAAAATTAATGACAACAACACGATAAGCTCGGTATTTGTTGCTAAAAATCTTCTAACTTTTAACAGGAGATAAAAAGACCAATGCATATTTTATCGTTATAGAAAAACCAACAAGTTAACAATAAATAAACAAACTCCGAATGCAACGCACCAAGGACAAAGCATTTGTCTAACTCAAGGCACAATACGCAGTGATTAAAACCAGTAAAAACCCGCAGAAACCAACATAAATAACACCAGAAAAGAATAAAACAATATGCCTCTCCCCATAACTTTAGTCGCGATAACCAGCCTTTGACGAGAAAGAAGCATGAATTGCCAATAAGATCGCAATTTCATTATGAACAATCCACAAAGTAGAAATTAAAGGCAGGAAGGAGCACCAGAGCAATAGCGATATCAACTCGTCATTGGTACTGAACTAGGTGTAAGGTAAAAATAGATAGAAATAGAAATGAAAAAAGCCTCAGCGTTTGCTGAGGCTTTGAAGAGTGGTCGGTGAAGAGGGATTCGAACCCCCGACCCTCTGGTCCCAAACCAGATGCGCTACCAAACTGCGCTATTCACCGACTTTATTTTGCTTAAGAAACTAGCCTTAAGACTGGAGATAATGATTCATCACCGGAATAAATGGGGTGGCTAATGGGGCTCGAACCCACGACAACCGGAATCACAATCCGGGGCTCTACCAACTGAGCTATAGCCACCACTGAAACTTGCAATAACCGCTTGTCTGCCGTTATTTCAGACCACGCTAAACGCCTAGTCTTTCAATAAGTGGTCGGTGAAGAGGGATTCGAACCCCCGACCCTCTGGTCCCAAACCAGATGCGCTACCAAACTGCGCTATTCACCGACTTAGTTTTGCTTAAGGAGCTAATCTTAAGACTGGAGATAACTGAATATCACCGAAATAAATGGGGTGGCTAATGGGGCTCGAACCCACGACAACCGGAATCACAATCCGGGGCTCTACCAACTGAGCTATAGCCACCACTGAAATTCTTTACCGATATTCCCCGGGCGAAATGGCGCGCCCGAAAGGATTTGAACCTTCGACCTTTGGCTCCGGAGGCCAACGCTCTATCCAGCTGAGCTACGGGCGCATGCCCTATCGGCGGAGTGGAATAATACGTATATCACATTAGGGCGTCTAGTACTTTTTTTACTTTTTTTACTGTTTGACGCCTTTTTCATCAGATGCTTGCTACTATTCCCTTATAAAGGA
It encodes:
- a CDS encoding ABC transporter permease, yielding MFSFLVKRLYQALIVMFVISLVAFAIQDNLGDPLRELVGQSVSEAERQALRDKLGLNDPFITKYTRFVTAAVQGDLGTSYYFKRPALEVIFDKLVATLELVFGATLIIIVFSIPLGVYSAIHPKSLFTKIVMAGSSIGISIPVFLTAIMLMYVFSIELGWLPSYGRGETLNLLGWESGFFTIDGLRHLVLPSIALASIMLPLFIRLVRSEMLEVLSSEYIKFAQAKGLPLNKIYYQHALKNTMLPVLTVGGVQIGTMVAYTILTETVFQWPGTGFLFLEAVNRVDTPLITAYVIFVGLIFVVTNTIVDLLYGLINPTVNLTGKGA
- a CDS encoding ABC transporter substrate-binding protein — its product is MKTMKNKLALALIAAGLSFGVMAADITVAYDADPVSMDPHEQLSGATLQLSHMVFDPLIRFTQKMEFEPRLAESWQRVDNETMRFTLRKGVKFHSGNDFTADDVVWTFNRLKESADFKGIFEPLVSLTKVDDYTIEIKTAGTYPLIENVATYIFPMDSKFYTGKTADGKDKAEIVKHGNSYASEHISGTGPFTVTGREQGVKMEFQRNPNYWDKASKGNVDKLTLAVIKEDATRVAALLSGGVDMIAPVAPNDYQRIKDAKGVDLFTMPGTRVITFQMNQNSNPALKDVRVRQAIVYAINNAGIVDKVMKGAATTAAQQSPVGYAGYNENLKPRFDLNKAKELMKEAGYEKGFNLTMIAPNNRYVNDEKIAQAASAMLSKIGIKVDLKTMPKAQYWPEFDKCAADMLMIGWHPDTEDSANFTEFLTMTRDEKTGKGQYNCGYYSNAEVDKLVHQANEETDLEKRSTMLKKVEEILYNEAAFVPLHFQDPSWAAKHTVDIAPIINGMDFPYFGDLVVKE
- a CDS encoding ABC transporter ATP-binding protein; this translates as MSLLEVKNLRIEYPSRHGVHAAVKSLTLDIQRGEIVGVVGESGAGKSTVGNAVIDLLSPPGTIAGGEVYLNGEKISGLSPQAMREVRGSKIGFIFQDPMTSLNPLFTVEHQLTETIHANMQVSAQEAYQRALSLMKQVGIPQPENRLKQYPHQFSGGMRQRVVIAIALAGEPDLIIADEPTTALDVSIQDQILNLIRELCKKNNVGCMLVTHDMGVVSNVTDRVAVMYRGDLVEFGPTAKVLGTPEHPYTRSLISAVPRSDRKLDRFPLVSYIEEAKELKPFDVKNHWLGQSQDHRKYSGSLLKVENVNLRFVTKDSLFERRREYVQASNNVSFEVHEGETFGLVGESGSGKSTIARVIAGLYQPNDGRVTFEGIDLTALKSEHERRPLRRQMQMVFQNPYTSMNPRMKIFDIIAEPIRFHKLTRSESETRQIVNDLLEHVGLGKMAGLKYPHEFSGGQRQRISIARALATRPRLLICDEPTSALDVSVQAQILNLLKDLQDELNLTMLFISHDLPVIRQMCDRVGVMQMGTLLEVAPTEQLFTDPQHEYSKKLISLMPEFTGLRESTTAA